From Denitrovibrio acetiphilus DSM 12809, the proteins below share one genomic window:
- a CDS encoding glycoside hydrolase family 57 protein, whose product MKKLRLCFLWHMHQPYYKDDLDGSYHMPWVYLHGLKDYYELPYYHSVHNIKGTYNLVPSLLVQLKDYEKTDVADTFLQLIQKETAILTREEKEVLVPQLFMANYKNMVTPLRRYKELYDRKGDTDIFRTAELNYSDEELTDMQVLYLISWCGVFTREKLEIVQTLIKKGRHFSHSDKTELLEALADFISDIVPLYRELQHQGKIEVSATPFYHPILPILLEPKSAKEALPQISMASINTDFSADAEQHVRSAISYYESEFGQKPNGMWPAEGSISEKAAALFAQNGIKWIASDEDVLASSIGADLRNEDNRKTLYKKHIFPSSSGDIHIFFRDKELSDLMGFTYSGWDAERAVDDFMEKMSEIFDSCDFSPIVPVILDGENAWEFYPENAYKFFTLLYSRLEACNWIETLTMSEACESDTPEHRPAKIRAGSWIYANFTTWMGHDEKNEAWRLLADAHKRFQTKKDTLENTEQIRKELFIAEGSDWFWWYGDDHFSLQSDTFDKLFRGHIANIYELMGEKVPTDVTRAIKKSHRTGMLKKPATLFTPTIDGRITSFYEWIGAGKFDLKFDAGAMTASGNTLGLLYFGFDKKNLYLRIDGTFNRVINMDYELEMEITTDTTRTFSFILKDCEENCCARDVFEALIPLNELGDKPDKADIIFRLKKGRTVVEVAPLYNTVQIDFSIDFEKDWIA is encoded by the coding sequence ATGAAAAAGCTGAGGCTCTGCTTTTTATGGCATATGCACCAGCCATATTACAAAGACGATCTCGACGGCTCATATCATATGCCGTGGGTATATCTCCATGGGCTGAAGGACTATTATGAGCTGCCTTACTACCACAGTGTCCATAACATAAAGGGCACATACAACCTTGTACCGTCGCTCCTTGTCCAGCTGAAGGATTATGAAAAAACTGATGTGGCAGACACATTTTTACAGCTTATACAGAAGGAAACCGCTATTCTTACCCGCGAAGAGAAAGAAGTTCTGGTTCCGCAGCTCTTTATGGCAAACTATAAAAATATGGTCACACCGCTGCGCAGATATAAAGAACTCTACGATAGAAAGGGTGACACAGATATCTTCCGCACAGCAGAACTTAACTACTCCGATGAAGAGTTAACTGACATGCAGGTGCTCTATCTGATAAGCTGGTGCGGTGTTTTCACACGGGAAAAACTGGAAATTGTCCAGACCCTTATCAAGAAAGGAAGGCATTTCTCTCACAGTGACAAAACAGAGCTTCTGGAAGCACTTGCGGATTTCATATCAGACATTGTCCCCCTTTACAGAGAGCTTCAGCATCAGGGGAAGATAGAAGTTTCTGCAACGCCTTTCTATCACCCGATACTGCCTATTCTTCTGGAGCCTAAAAGTGCAAAAGAAGCACTCCCCCAGATAAGTATGGCGAGCATCAATACTGACTTTTCTGCCGACGCTGAACAGCATGTCAGAAGTGCCATTAGCTATTACGAAAGTGAGTTTGGGCAAAAGCCAAACGGGATGTGGCCCGCAGAAGGGAGCATAAGCGAAAAGGCAGCAGCGCTGTTTGCACAGAACGGCATAAAGTGGATAGCCAGCGACGAAGATGTTCTGGCAAGTTCCATCGGGGCAGACCTGCGGAATGAAGACAACCGCAAAACCTTATACAAAAAACATATTTTCCCTTCATCATCTGGAGATATCCATATATTCTTTCGCGATAAAGAACTTTCCGATCTCATGGGATTCACATATTCCGGATGGGACGCTGAAAGGGCTGTTGATGATTTCATGGAAAAGATGTCAGAGATATTCGATTCATGCGATTTTTCACCAATAGTGCCAGTAATACTGGATGGCGAAAACGCATGGGAATTTTATCCAGAAAATGCTTATAAGTTTTTCACTCTGCTCTACAGCAGGCTGGAGGCGTGTAACTGGATAGAAACCCTCACCATGAGCGAAGCTTGTGAAAGCGACACTCCCGAGCACCGCCCGGCAAAGATACGTGCAGGCTCATGGATATATGCTAACTTCACTACATGGATGGGGCACGACGAAAAGAATGAAGCGTGGAGGCTCCTTGCAGATGCACATAAACGCTTTCAGACCAAAAAGGATACACTGGAAAACACAGAGCAGATCAGAAAGGAACTTTTCATAGCAGAAGGTTCTGACTGGTTCTGGTGGTACGGCGATGACCACTTCAGCCTTCAGTCAGACACTTTTGACAAACTGTTCAGAGGGCATATTGCAAACATATACGAGCTTATGGGGGAAAAAGTACCCACAGACGTAACAAGAGCAATTAAAAAAAGCCACAGAACAGGGATGCTGAAAAAGCCAGCCACCCTCTTCACCCCAACTATTGACGGGCGCATTACAAGCTTTTACGAGTGGATCGGTGCAGGGAAATTTGACCTGAAATTTGATGCAGGGGCTATGACAGCATCCGGCAACACTTTAGGGCTGCTCTACTTCGGGTTTGACAAAAAGAACCTATATCTCCGCATAGACGGAACTTTTAATCGTGTAATAAATATGGATTACGAGCTTGAAATGGAGATAACCACAGATACTACACGCACTTTCAGCTTCATATTGAAAGACTGCGAAGAAAACTGCTGTGCGAGAGATGTATTCGAGGCTCTGATCCCTCTGAACGAACTTGGAGATAAGCCTGACAAAGCCGATATCATCTTCCGCCTGAAAAAAGGACGGACGGTGGTTGAGGTCGCACCACTCTATAACACGGTTCAGATAGACTTCAGCATAGACTTCGAAAAGGACTGGATAGCTTAA
- a CDS encoding sugar phosphate nucleotidyltransferase produces the protein MKAVVMAGGFGTRIQPLTSSMPKPMIPVMNKPMMEYIIDALKEAGIVEIVILLYFKPEVIKNYFGDGSSKGIKIHYVLPDDDYGTAGAVKKAQKYLDERFIIVSGDLISDFSFQEILGFHDVKNSKATITLTSVPDPLQFGVVITDKESKIIRFLEKPGWGEVFSDTINTGIYVFEPEILEYIPEDSNFDFSKDLFPKLMASGIDLFGYNAKGYWRDVGNPDSYRAALLDILNEDVTLPLEGIQEKLSEGTVYKGKDVKIHKTAKIEGLVVLGDGCVIEKDVTIKNSVLSGGCSIGEKSTVENSILWKEVIIGKSCDLVNTVLCNNVKIGSGVKAEHGVIIAESTDVGQQVIFEKDIMVWPEKQIEEGSIVSSNLIWGDKWKKSIFEGGKVSARTNVELSPDLAAKLGAALGSQLPAGCRVLMSRDYDKASRMLKRCFLGGLLSTGVNVTELHMTPLPVMRHKLSMFGEVAGVYLRQCQTDPTNTEILFYNETGMPIDAGLEKNVERIFFRENFRRATHDDIGEIYDQLMVGEFYKEGVLKNIDIPLIKARRSKIVVDLLNGTTDAVYPELLNKIGVDAVVLNAYRDEKKLSRTMHQIEHSFNEVSEIVKVTESKLGFVIYPHGERLGIITESGEIMKEDMALMLILKLIDITVKSKVKVYLPAYAPTVLDDQLMNIDIVRGKLTGIKADYLRNFYFTGEMTRNYTFMENSSNADAMYSSIKILEMLARQNVELSDVLKTIPDYHYSHTVINCPLEAKGFLMRKMSEDAMDKEASFLDGIKIIFKNKGWVHMVPDQYTANIHLYVEAATEKDYKQIHTEYKDKINNWLQE, from the coding sequence ATGAAAGCAGTCGTTATGGCTGGCGGCTTCGGAACAAGGATCCAGCCGCTCACATCCAGCATGCCCAAGCCCATGATACCGGTTATGAACAAACCTATGATGGAGTATATAATTGACGCTCTGAAAGAAGCAGGAATAGTGGAGATAGTTATTCTGCTTTACTTCAAGCCGGAAGTCATCAAAAACTACTTCGGCGACGGCAGCAGCAAAGGGATCAAAATACACTATGTACTGCCGGATGACGACTATGGGACAGCAGGAGCAGTAAAAAAAGCCCAGAAATACCTTGATGAACGCTTCATAATAGTTTCAGGAGACCTTATATCCGACTTCTCTTTTCAGGAGATACTCGGATTTCACGATGTTAAAAATTCTAAGGCAACGATAACTCTGACATCTGTACCCGACCCGCTCCAGTTTGGCGTGGTTATCACAGATAAAGAAAGCAAAATTATCAGGTTCCTCGAGAAACCAGGCTGGGGAGAAGTCTTCAGCGATACTATAAATACAGGAATTTATGTCTTTGAGCCGGAAATACTCGAATATATCCCCGAAGACAGCAATTTTGACTTTTCAAAAGACCTATTTCCTAAGCTTATGGCGAGCGGCATAGACCTCTTCGGCTATAATGCAAAAGGCTACTGGAGAGACGTCGGTAATCCTGACTCATACAGGGCAGCACTACTCGACATACTTAATGAAGACGTCACACTCCCCCTTGAAGGAATTCAGGAAAAACTTTCTGAAGGAACAGTTTACAAAGGGAAAGATGTAAAGATACACAAAACCGCTAAAATAGAAGGTCTTGTTGTTCTGGGTGACGGCTGTGTAATAGAAAAAGATGTAACAATAAAAAATTCTGTACTCTCCGGAGGGTGTTCCATCGGCGAAAAATCAACAGTGGAAAACTCTATCCTCTGGAAAGAAGTTATAATTGGCAAAAGCTGTGATCTCGTCAACACTGTCCTTTGCAACAATGTCAAAATAGGCAGCGGCGTTAAAGCCGAACACGGGGTTATCATAGCAGAATCAACAGATGTCGGACAGCAGGTTATCTTTGAAAAGGATATTATGGTCTGGCCTGAGAAGCAGATAGAAGAAGGCTCCATTGTCAGCTCAAACCTTATATGGGGTGACAAGTGGAAAAAATCCATCTTCGAAGGCGGTAAAGTCTCCGCCAGAACAAACGTAGAGCTTTCCCCTGATCTGGCGGCGAAGCTCGGCGCTGCGCTCGGCAGTCAGCTTCCGGCAGGATGCCGTGTTCTGATGTCCAGAGATTATGACAAGGCTTCCAGAATGCTCAAAAGATGCTTTCTCGGAGGTTTGCTCTCCACAGGTGTAAATGTTACAGAACTCCACATGACACCTTTGCCTGTTATGAGACATAAACTCAGCATGTTTGGTGAAGTTGCCGGCGTTTATCTCCGTCAGTGCCAGACTGACCCCACCAATACAGAAATACTTTTCTACAACGAAACAGGGATGCCCATCGATGCAGGTCTTGAAAAGAATGTTGAACGCATATTCTTCCGTGAAAATTTCCGCAGAGCAACCCACGACGACATAGGCGAAATATACGACCAGCTCATGGTCGGGGAGTTTTACAAAGAGGGTGTGCTGAAAAATATCGATATACCCCTAATAAAAGCACGTAGATCAAAAATAGTTGTCGACCTTCTCAACGGAACTACAGACGCCGTTTATCCGGAGCTTCTGAACAAGATCGGTGTGGATGCTGTTGTGCTGAATGCCTATCGTGACGAGAAGAAACTTTCACGTACGATGCACCAGATTGAGCATTCATTTAACGAAGTCAGCGAAATCGTAAAAGTAACTGAATCAAAACTTGGATTTGTCATATATCCCCACGGTGAACGCCTCGGCATAATCACAGAATCAGGCGAGATCATGAAAGAGGATATGGCTCTGATGCTAATCCTCAAGCTGATAGACATCACAGTCAAATCAAAAGTTAAGGTCTATCTGCCGGCATATGCTCCGACTGTGCTGGACGACCAGCTAATGAATATCGACATAGTGCGGGGGAAGCTGACAGGTATAAAAGCCGACTATCTCCGTAATTTCTATTTCACCGGAGAGATGACAAGGAACTATACTTTCATGGAGAACAGCTCTAACGCTGACGCCATGTACAGCTCTATAAAAATACTCGAAATGCTCGCCAGACAAAACGTTGAACTGAGCGATGTGCTGAAAACCATCCCCGATTACCATTACAGCCACACTGTCATCAACTGCCCTCTGGAGGCAAAAGGCTTTCTTATGCGCAAGATGAGCGAAGACGCCATGGACAAAGAGGCGTCATTCCTTGATGGTATAAAGATAATATTCAAAAACAAAGGCTGGGTGCATATGGTTCCCGACCAGTACACAGCAAATATCCACCTGTACGTGGAAGCAGCCACTGAAAAAGACTACAAACAGATACATACTGAGTATAAGGACAAGATCAACAACTGGCTGCAGGAGTAG
- a CDS encoding response regulator has protein sequence MAVNILVVDDEPDIRLLYRSELEDQGFNIHEASNSKECFEQLEKNKIDLVLLDIKLKGESGIDILQSISGKDKKAKVVLATAYSAYQDDFSTWLADGYWVKTQDIETLTEEINKVLAKN, from the coding sequence ATGGCTGTTAACATACTGGTCGTAGACGACGAACCGGACATAAGGCTCCTTTATCGTTCAGAGCTTGAAGATCAGGGATTCAATATCCACGAAGCTTCAAACTCAAAAGAGTGCTTTGAGCAGCTCGAAAAGAACAAGATTGACCTTGTGCTGCTTGATATCAAACTTAAAGGCGAAAGCGGTATCGATATCCTGCAAAGCATCTCAGGAAAGGATAAAAAGGCAAAGGTTGTCCTTGCCACTGCATACAGTGCATATCAGGATGATTTTTCAACATGGCTGGCAGACGGCTACTGGGTAAAAACTCAGGATATAGAAACTCTTACAGAAGAGATAAATAAAGTTCTCGCCAAAAATTGA
- the rpe gene encoding ribulose-phosphate 3-epimerase: protein MIVAPSVLSADFSILASEIKAIDEGGADWIHLDIMDGMFVPNITFGAPVIKSLRKCTEKTFDAHLMIEAPDRYIKDFADAGCDFITVHEEACTHLHRTVSLIKEYGKKAGVSLNPATSLETVREILPYVDMVLIMSVNPGFGGQKFIPTIYDKISRLKKMTEELNPELIIQVDGGVNNQNINDLKNAGCSCVVAGSYVFGCDDYKKAINSLKI from the coding sequence ATGATAGTAGCACCATCAGTTTTAAGCGCAGATTTTTCTATATTAGCCAGCGAAATAAAGGCAATAGACGAAGGGGGGGCAGACTGGATACATCTCGACATTATGGACGGTATGTTTGTACCCAACATTACATTCGGAGCTCCGGTGATCAAGTCTCTCCGCAAATGCACAGAGAAAACGTTCGATGCTCACCTTATGATAGAGGCACCAGACAGATACATAAAAGACTTCGCAGATGCCGGATGCGATTTTATCACTGTTCACGAAGAGGCATGCACTCACCTGCACAGAACAGTATCTTTAATAAAAGAATACGGCAAGAAAGCAGGAGTCTCACTGAACCCGGCAACATCCCTCGAAACAGTACGGGAGATTCTCCCCTACGTCGACATGGTACTCATTATGTCAGTCAACCCCGGGTTTGGCGGTCAGAAATTCATCCCGACAATATACGATAAAATATCACGCCTGAAGAAAATGACAGAAGAACTCAATCCGGAGCTGATCATACAGGTTGATGGCGGCGTAAATAATCAGAATATCAACGATTTGAAAAATGCCGGATGCTCATGTGTAGTTGCCGGCAGCTATGTTTTCGGATGTGACGATTATAAAAAAGCTATAAATTCTCTTAAAATTTAG
- the mltB gene encoding lytic murein transglycosylase B, translated as MNKFLLTLVLICFSVTGFAAKLTPELESFAHRVAVNGRISEKAVLGWLKRVKRTDECIDLMDRQAESKEWKDYKPHFIYDRKINRGVYFKGRYPKTLAKAKRIYGVDPNIVVAILGVETDYGSYALRHRAMDALYTLAFFYPRRADYFKRELEALMIYSYRNKLDPFNLKSSYAGAVGMPQFMPTNIMKYGVEFSGDGRINIFKSGADSIGSIANYLHGHGWKEGEPLAVKVYTKGTKWQKYLNQGITPKYTVAEMQRSGLTPSMNVNPKLKGSLVEVLGDDGPEFWIVFNNFYVVTRYNPSVKYALAVTILGKHIEIKTR; from the coding sequence ATGAATAAATTTTTACTGACCCTTGTGCTGATTTGTTTCTCTGTGACCGGTTTTGCTGCAAAGCTGACACCGGAGCTGGAAAGCTTTGCCCATCGTGTGGCAGTTAATGGACGTATCAGCGAAAAGGCTGTTCTCGGCTGGCTGAAGCGTGTTAAGCGTACGGACGAGTGTATCGATCTTATGGACAGACAGGCGGAGTCTAAAGAGTGGAAGGACTATAAGCCTCATTTTATTTATGACAGAAAGATAAACAGAGGCGTGTATTTCAAAGGGCGTTATCCTAAAACTCTCGCAAAGGCTAAACGCATATACGGTGTTGACCCTAACATTGTGGTTGCCATTCTCGGTGTAGAGACAGATTACGGCAGTTATGCTCTGAGGCACAGGGCTATGGATGCTCTTTACACTCTTGCTTTCTTCTATCCCAGACGCGCAGACTATTTTAAGAGAGAGCTGGAAGCACTGATGATCTATTCATATAGGAATAAACTCGACCCGTTTAATCTCAAAAGCTCATATGCCGGTGCAGTTGGTATGCCTCAGTTTATGCCTACTAATATCATGAAATACGGCGTAGAGTTTTCTGGTGACGGACGCATTAATATATTCAAATCAGGGGCAGATTCCATAGGCAGTATTGCTAATTATCTGCATGGGCACGGCTGGAAAGAAGGCGAGCCTCTTGCAGTGAAGGTATATACAAAAGGCACAAAGTGGCAGAAATATCTTAATCAGGGGATAACACCGAAATACACTGTGGCTGAGATGCAGCGTAGCGGACTTACCCCTTCCATGAACGTAAATCCGAAGCTGAAAGGTTCTCTTGTGGAAGTTCTTGGCGACGACGGACCGGAATTTTGGATTGTGTTCAATAATTTTTATGTGGTGACAAGATATAACCCAAGCGTTAAATATGCCCTGGCTGTGACCATACTCGGAAAGCATATTGAGATAAAAACCAGATAA
- a CDS encoding PAS domain-containing sensor histidine kinase, translating into MRIKSLFTVKTTSDLLISEFNANNNDFSWNPKGEHLKDILHPDYKKEVCRMLTALGNGESISFHVIAGRVKGRYLFLLGRAIRKDGAFNIYFRKHGDLSSDCFSGNDTVIKEAADRLLGIFYRSDKFGNFIYFTENSIDLLGYTPEELVGGSLRSQFFLSEDKYDRLKNKVIEQGCLKGAEISLKHKNGQIIWLKVDNIAFYDENGVYTGTAGYVQDITQYRNTEEELRHTRHLLELKQKELDSVNISMKYRVQSQVKKGRKEEEAILYHSRLAEMGEMVSSIAHQWRQPLSALTFIIEDIRDAYHFGELDIKYLDDAIDESMSYVRFMSETMDDFRNFFRPEPDKEHFNMIEKLIDVVKMQYGRFEVAAVNVNIVCNMGEGEPENLLNIEYGRGISFFTNPVETATDIVVYGYPNLFKQVMINVLNNAIDAVTEAREKGLVGVLEPGLISIEVWTKATKAFVQINDNGVGLDSAVIDKIFEAEYTTKPKNKGTGIGLHMAKSIVEKSLGGRIRANKRDRGASFTIEVPVVSVSIGT; encoded by the coding sequence TTGCGCATTAAAAGCCTGTTTACTGTAAAGACCACAAGCGATTTGCTTATTTCTGAATTCAATGCAAACAATAATGATTTTTCGTGGAATCCAAAAGGAGAACACCTCAAGGATATCCTGCATCCTGACTACAAAAAAGAAGTTTGTCGAATGCTGACAGCATTAGGGAATGGTGAGAGTATCTCTTTTCATGTCATAGCCGGCAGAGTTAAGGGGAGATATCTATTCCTGCTTGGCAGAGCAATAAGGAAAGACGGGGCTTTTAATATTTATTTCCGTAAACACGGCGACCTCAGTTCAGACTGTTTCAGCGGAAATGATACTGTCATTAAAGAAGCTGCGGACAGACTGTTGGGGATTTTTTACAGATCGGATAAATTCGGCAATTTCATATACTTCACAGAAAACAGCATAGACCTTTTGGGGTATACTCCGGAGGAGCTTGTTGGCGGAAGCCTCCGCAGCCAGTTTTTTTTGAGTGAAGATAAATATGACAGACTCAAAAATAAAGTTATCGAACAAGGCTGCCTGAAAGGTGCAGAGATTTCTCTGAAACATAAGAATGGTCAGATAATATGGCTCAAAGTTGATAACATCGCATTTTATGATGAGAACGGCGTATACACCGGAACTGCCGGATACGTTCAAGATATTACACAATATAGAAATACTGAAGAGGAACTGCGACATACCAGACATCTTCTTGAGCTGAAACAGAAAGAGCTTGACTCAGTTAATATCAGTATGAAGTACAGGGTTCAGTCTCAGGTTAAAAAAGGTCGGAAAGAGGAAGAGGCTATTCTCTATCACTCCCGTCTGGCAGAGATGGGGGAGATGGTCTCCAGTATCGCTCACCAATGGCGTCAGCCGCTCAGTGCATTAACGTTCATTATCGAAGACATCCGTGATGCTTATCATTTTGGCGAGTTAGACATAAAGTATCTGGACGATGCGATAGATGAGAGCATGTCCTATGTACGTTTTATGTCTGAGACGATGGATGATTTCAGAAATTTTTTCAGACCGGAACCGGATAAAGAGCATTTTAATATGATTGAAAAACTTATTGATGTGGTAAAGATGCAGTACGGTAGGTTTGAAGTCGCCGCTGTGAATGTAAATATAGTCTGCAACATGGGGGAAGGTGAACCGGAAAATCTTCTTAATATTGAATACGGACGTGGTATCAGCTTTTTTACTAATCCTGTCGAGACAGCAACGGATATTGTTGTCTACGGATACCCGAATCTTTTTAAGCAGGTCATGATCAACGTTTTAAATAATGCTATAGATGCTGTAACAGAAGCCCGCGAGAAGGGGCTTGTCGGTGTTCTGGAGCCGGGGCTTATCAGCATTGAGGTGTGGACAAAAGCCACGAAAGCATTTGTACAGATAAACGACAACGGGGTAGGGCTGGATAGTGCTGTGATTGACAAAATATTCGAAGCTGAATATACAACGAAACCAAAAAACAAAGGTACAGGAATAGGTCTGCACATGGCGAAATCTATAGTGGAGAAAAGTCTTGGCGGTAGAATTAGGGCGAATAAGAGAGACAGAGGGGCAAGTTTTACCATCGAAGTACCTGTGGTTTCTGTCTCTATCGGAACCTGA
- the argB gene encoding acetylglutamate kinase, translating to MEELIRKADILIESLPYIKEFYGETIVIKYGGHAMVDDELKFSFARDIVMMKYIGLNPVIVHGGGPQIGEMLKKLNIESHFVSGMRVTDKQTMNIVEMVLAGKVNKDIVSLININGGKAIGLSGKDGNLITAEKLYLKEGDGFVVTPEIIDLGHVGSVKKVDVEVLNNISKNFIPVIAPVGVGEDYQPYNINADLVAGSIATALKARKLILLTDVKGVLDKEGNLISTLTPEKIRMLKKDGTLTGGMIPKIDCALDAVQNGVAKAHIIDGRVSHSVLLEIFTDSGIGTQIRQ from the coding sequence ATGGAAGAGCTGATCAGGAAAGCAGACATACTGATAGAATCACTGCCGTACATCAAAGAGTTTTATGGTGAAACTATAGTCATTAAATATGGCGGACATGCGATGGTTGATGATGAGCTTAAATTCAGCTTTGCCCGTGACATAGTCATGATGAAATATATAGGTCTTAATCCGGTGATCGTGCACGGAGGCGGTCCTCAGATCGGCGAAATGCTAAAAAAACTTAATATCGAAAGTCACTTTGTCTCGGGAATGCGTGTTACGGACAAGCAGACTATGAATATTGTCGAGATGGTTCTTGCCGGCAAAGTTAATAAGGACATTGTCAGCCTTATCAACATAAACGGCGGTAAGGCTATCGGACTTTCAGGCAAGGACGGCAACCTTATCACTGCGGAAAAACTTTACCTCAAAGAGGGGGACGGTTTTGTAGTTACTCCGGAGATAATCGATCTGGGGCATGTCGGCAGTGTTAAAAAGGTTGATGTTGAGGTTCTTAACAACATAAGCAAAAACTTTATCCCTGTGATAGCGCCGGTTGGCGTGGGTGAAGATTATCAGCCGTATAACATCAATGCTGACCTCGTTGCAGGCAGTATCGCAACAGCTCTCAAGGCAAGAAAGCTGATACTTCTTACAGATGTTAAAGGTGTTCTGGACAAAGAGGGGAACCTTATCTCTACCCTCACTCCGGAGAAGATACGCATGCTGAAAAAAGACGGCACTCTTACAGGCGGTATGATACCGAAGATCGATTGCGCTCTTGACGCTGTTCAGAATGGCGTTGCTAAAGCGCATATAATTGACGGGCGTGTCTCTCATTCTGTGCTGCTGGAGATATTTACCGATTCCGGCATAGGGACACAGATCCGCCAATGA
- a CDS encoding protein-L-isoaspartate(D-aspartate) O-methyltransferase, with protein MKNVNIPESYIKQAVGPACEWDKDIIDAFLSTPRHRFLDEAMLKMAYRDDALPIGYGQTISKPSTVAYMTKKLEVSEEHTVLEIGSGSGFQAAILSKLCKTVYTVERVPELHRRAYQIIKRIPLRNVKMKLEPFKLGWSEFGPYDRIIATAEGKSVPDELVAQLADGGLMLVPADGKLMRVTRNGNDIQAKPLANCSFVDFVGA; from the coding sequence ATGAAGAATGTAAACATCCCGGAATCATACATAAAGCAGGCTGTCGGTCCTGCGTGCGAATGGGACAAGGATATAATAGACGCCTTTTTGAGCACTCCCAGACATAGGTTCCTTGACGAAGCTATGCTTAAGATGGCTTACAGAGACGATGCTCTTCCGATAGGCTACGGTCAGACTATTTCTAAACCGTCTACTGTGGCTTATATGACTAAAAAACTTGAAGTATCCGAAGAACATACTGTACTTGAGATCGGCAGCGGATCAGGGTTTCAGGCGGCGATACTCTCAAAGCTCTGTAAGACAGTATACACTGTTGAGCGGGTTCCTGAGCTGCACAGGCGTGCATATCAGATCATCAAGCGCATTCCTCTGCGCAACGTGAAAATGAAGCTGGAGCCATTTAAGCTGGGCTGGTCTGAGTTTGGTCCTTATGACAGAATTATAGCTACGGCAGAGGGTAAATCTGTGCCGGATGAGCTTGTTGCACAGCTTGCTGATGGTGGGCTTATGCTGGTTCCCGCTGACGGAAAGCTGATGCGTGTAACCAGAAATGGTAATGATATTCAGGCAAAACCTCTGGCGAATTGCAGTTTTGTGGATTTTGTTGGAGCGTAA
- a CDS encoding sigma-70 family RNA polymerase sigma factor, whose translation MSESEIVDKEELLEEEPTDLSEVEEIETKLDTCETEPEPKYEYSSEDLEVFKIYLNEISKYPVLTREQEGELSQGIEKGCNDSKETMIKCNLRLVVSIAKKYINRGMNLVDLVEEGNIGLLKAVEKFDYTKGFKFSTYATWWIRQAIERAIINQCRMVRIPVHMSENISKVMKTQNELQQKLGREPTIHELSTACKMPLSTLKKVFDAIKQDTSLDMPVGGDESSTLHEFIADDEKYLDPYLKIENTSKKEIIFKWLTFLSDNEKTIIIRRYGLTGNDPETLESIGNDLGITRERVRQIEKRVLSKMRNLLATKKISLEELL comes from the coding sequence ATGAGTGAATCTGAAATAGTTGACAAAGAAGAACTTTTGGAAGAGGAACCGACGGATCTCAGCGAAGTTGAAGAGATCGAGACCAAACTTGATACCTGTGAAACTGAACCAGAGCCGAAATATGAGTATTCGTCTGAAGACCTCGAAGTGTTTAAGATTTATCTTAACGAGATATCGAAGTATCCGGTTCTCACGAGGGAACAGGAGGGGGAGCTCTCGCAAGGGATAGAGAAGGGTTGTAATGACTCAAAGGAGACAATGATTAAATGTAATCTGCGTCTCGTTGTTTCCATTGCGAAGAAGTATATCAACCGTGGGATGAACCTTGTTGACCTCGTGGAAGAGGGGAATATCGGGCTATTGAAAGCAGTGGAGAAATTTGACTACACAAAAGGTTTTAAATTCAGCACCTATGCAACATGGTGGATAAGGCAGGCGATAGAGCGTGCCATCATCAACCAGTGCAGGATGGTGCGCATTCCCGTGCATATGTCAGAGAACATCAGTAAAGTGATGAAAACACAGAATGAACTCCAGCAGAAACTCGGGCGCGAACCCACTATCCACGAACTTTCAACAGCATGTAAGATGCCCCTTTCAACCCTTAAAAAAGTATTTGACGCAATCAAACAGGACACTTCGCTTGATATGCCTGTTGGTGGAGATGAGAGCAGCACTCTTCATGAGTTTATCGCTGACGACGAGAAGTATCTTGATCCTTATCTGAAGATCGAGAATACCAGCAAGAAGGAGATCATCTTTAAATGGCTCACCTTCCTGTCTGATAACGAAAAGACTATTATCATAAGACGCTATGGTTTAACAGGTAATGACCCCGAGACTCTTGAGTCTATCGGTAACGACCTTGGGATAACAAGAGAGCGTGTCCGTCAGATTGAGAAACGCGTGCTGAGCAAGATGAGAAATCTGCTGGCAACTAAAAAAATATCTCTGGAGGAGCTTCTTTGA